The following are encoded together in the Streptomyces sp. NBC_01465 genome:
- a CDS encoding polysaccharide lyase family 8 super-sandwich domain-containing protein, whose protein sequence is MEITRRSLLSAVPAAGLLAVLPAPEARAADGGRLLANTVGILAGTTESNSRPETAAKLAAIDKTARANLKSMDAAGAGELFAGLVLGTDESQLNTAFRRLYEIALATRTPNPGAPSDLYENSTVQRRVTDGLLWLHAHYYGDQSKGYYGNWFYWEIGLSQYISKTLVLLADRVQADAPGLVTTYVASMDAYLRNGTAGDVNLDSRFHTGANLADITTNRLLQGALLSDDARIRKALADQLTVFATVDPYRLNHGVTDGYYADGSFIQHASVAYTGSYGKGLLTRVVQTLKILDGTDLADAGTLVPTVQGWVRNGFAPLIFEGWMMEVVKGRAVSRPDTGYTDVAVVVEAVVDLSSLSSGADATALKSYVKQVRATSRAALDPTGFVSPVSIVRYADILADPAVEPADLNPAARSVAFNAMDRHVHRRPGYAFALARSSARISKYEYMSGENLMPWFQGDGAHYLYLSGQDQTQAFGVDYFTTVSPYGLAGVTAPVEERRTVPELYGTPYYDNPGHPLNFTSSSESQNTYVYFPCATNRHSGGAVLGPYGTAAMVLSDDVPYRDKQAGILPDDFVVYRNATATKSWFLLDEEIVVLAAGVGGQAGRAVTTTVDARTAAPDDAVTLTGMHRDGRLWTGTGTGDLHWLRYANTTQSTAVGYLFLDTPQVRVALEKVTRSRRAVRTSNPDTAVTRTVLGVTVDGAAGAQPASLAYALVPNAGEAQLRSYRHGPLLVLANTPCLQAVTHTGLGLTAANSFAPGRHEAAGLRLDGPASVIARRGPRDRVTVAVSDPTMERDTVTVLIRGRSLRKISADSEVRVRQVHGGTLLEVDTRQAYGRSFTATLGGH, encoded by the coding sequence ATGGAGATCACCCGCAGAAGCCTGCTGTCCGCCGTGCCGGCCGCCGGCCTTCTGGCCGTCCTGCCCGCACCCGAGGCACGCGCCGCCGACGGGGGACGCCTGCTGGCCAACACCGTGGGCATCCTCGCCGGGACCACGGAGTCCAACTCCCGCCCGGAGACGGCAGCAAAGCTGGCCGCGATCGACAAGACCGCGCGGGCCAATCTGAAGTCGATGGACGCGGCAGGCGCGGGCGAACTCTTCGCCGGTCTGGTGCTCGGCACCGACGAGTCCCAGCTCAACACCGCTTTCCGTCGGCTGTACGAGATCGCCCTCGCCACCCGCACACCGAACCCGGGTGCCCCCTCCGACCTGTACGAGAACAGCACCGTGCAGCGCCGGGTGACCGACGGTCTCCTCTGGCTGCACGCGCACTACTACGGCGACCAGTCGAAGGGCTACTACGGCAACTGGTTCTACTGGGAGATAGGCCTCTCCCAGTACATCAGCAAGACCCTGGTCCTCCTCGCCGACCGCGTACAGGCCGACGCCCCAGGGCTCGTCACCACCTATGTCGCCTCGATGGACGCCTACCTGCGCAACGGCACCGCCGGGGACGTCAACCTGGACTCCCGCTTCCACACCGGCGCCAACCTCGCCGACATCACCACGAACCGCCTCCTGCAGGGCGCGCTCCTCAGCGACGACGCCCGCATCCGCAAGGCCCTCGCCGACCAGCTGACCGTCTTCGCCACCGTCGATCCGTACCGCCTCAACCACGGTGTCACGGACGGCTATTACGCGGACGGCTCCTTCATCCAGCACGCCTCCGTCGCGTACACGGGATCGTACGGAAAAGGCCTCCTCACCCGTGTCGTCCAGACGCTCAAGATCCTCGACGGGACGGATCTCGCGGACGCGGGGACGCTGGTGCCGACCGTGCAGGGCTGGGTGCGGAACGGTTTCGCCCCGCTCATCTTCGAGGGCTGGATGATGGAGGTCGTCAAGGGCCGGGCGGTGTCCCGTCCCGACACCGGCTACACCGATGTCGCCGTGGTCGTCGAGGCGGTCGTCGATCTCTCCTCGCTCTCGAGCGGCGCCGACGCCACCGCCCTGAAGAGCTACGTGAAGCAGGTGCGCGCGACCTCGCGCGCCGCCCTGGACCCCACCGGTTTCGTCTCCCCGGTGAGCATCGTGCGGTACGCCGACATCCTCGCGGACCCCGCCGTCGAGCCCGCGGACCTCAACCCGGCCGCCCGCAGCGTCGCGTTCAACGCCATGGACCGGCATGTGCACCGCAGGCCGGGCTACGCCTTCGCGCTGGCCCGCAGTTCGGCGCGGATCAGCAAGTACGAGTACATGAGCGGCGAGAACCTCATGCCCTGGTTCCAGGGCGACGGGGCGCACTACCTCTATCTCTCCGGCCAGGACCAGACCCAGGCGTTCGGCGTCGACTACTTCACCACGGTCTCCCCGTACGGTCTGGCCGGTGTGACCGCACCGGTCGAGGAGCGACGGACCGTGCCGGAGCTCTACGGGACGCCGTACTACGACAACCCCGGGCACCCCCTGAACTTCACGTCCTCGTCGGAGTCCCAGAACACGTACGTCTATTTCCCGTGCGCCACCAACCGGCATTCGGGCGGCGCGGTTCTCGGCCCGTACGGCACGGCAGCGATGGTGCTGTCCGACGACGTTCCCTACCGCGACAAGCAGGCGGGGATCCTGCCGGACGACTTCGTCGTGTACCGCAACGCGACCGCCACGAAGTCGTGGTTCCTGCTCGACGAGGAGATCGTGGTGCTCGCCGCGGGTGTCGGCGGCCAGGCAGGGCGGGCCGTGACCACGACGGTCGACGCCCGTACCGCCGCGCCGGACGACGCGGTGACGCTCACCGGGATGCACCGCGACGGCCGCCTCTGGACCGGCACGGGCACCGGCGACCTGCACTGGCTGCGCTACGCCAACACCACACAGAGCACGGCGGTCGGCTATCTCTTCCTCGACACCCCGCAGGTGCGGGTCGCCCTGGAGAAGGTCACGCGCAGCCGCCGCGCGGTCCGTACGTCGAACCCGGACACCGCCGTCACCCGCACGGTGCTCGGCGTGACGGTGGACGGGGCAGCCGGAGCCCAACCGGCCTCCCTGGCCTATGCGTTGGTGCCGAACGCGGGCGAGGCCCAGCTGCGTTCCTACCGGCACGGACCGCTGCTGGTACTGGCCAACACCCCCTGCCTGCAGGCCGTCACGCACACCGGGCTCGGCCTCACCGCCGCCAACAGTTTCGCTCCGGGCCGCCACGAAGCAGCGGGCCTGCGGCTCGACGGACCGGCCTCGGTGATCGCGCGGCGCGGGCCCCGCGACCGGGTCACCGTCGCCGTGTCGGATCCGACCATGGAGCGGGACACGGTCACGGTCCTGATCCGCGGCCGGTCGCTGCGGAAGATCTCGGCGGACTCAGAGGTACGGGTGCGCCAGGTGCACGGCGGCACCCTGCTGGAGGTCGACACACGTCAGGCGTACGGCCGTAGCTTCACGGCCACCCTGGGTGGGCACTGA
- a CDS encoding NAD(P)H-dependent oxidoreductase produces the protein MSVRILALVGSLRAGSHNRQLAEAAAKHAPEGVAIELYEGLADVPFYNEDIDVEGSVPAAAARLREAAGQADSFLLFSPEYNGTMPAVLKNAIDWLSRPYGAGAISAKPVAVVGTAFGQYGGVWAQDDARKAAGVAGAKVLEDVKLSIPGSVTRFADTHPADDSEVATSLAEVVGRLAEHAAPAAV, from the coding sequence ATGTCCGTTCGCATCCTCGCTCTCGTCGGCAGCCTCCGCGCCGGCTCCCACAACCGCCAGCTCGCCGAGGCCGCCGCGAAGCACGCCCCCGAGGGCGTCGCGATCGAGCTCTACGAAGGTCTCGCCGACGTCCCGTTCTACAACGAGGACATCGACGTCGAGGGCAGCGTCCCCGCCGCCGCGGCCCGTCTGCGTGAGGCGGCCGGCCAGGCCGACTCCTTCCTGCTGTTCTCGCCCGAGTACAACGGCACGATGCCGGCCGTCCTGAAGAACGCCATCGACTGGCTGTCGCGCCCCTACGGCGCCGGCGCGATCTCCGCCAAGCCGGTCGCCGTCGTCGGCACCGCCTTCGGTCAGTACGGCGGCGTATGGGCGCAGGACGACGCGCGCAAGGCCGCGGGTGTCGCAGGCGCCAAGGTCCTCGAGGACGTCAAGCTGTCGATCCCCGGCTCCGTGACGCGCTTCGCCGACACCCACCCGGCCGACGACAGCGAGGTCGCCACCTCGCTCGCCGAGGTCGTCGGCCGTCTGGCCGAGCACGCCGCCCCCGCCGCGGTCTGA
- a CDS encoding TetR/AcrR family transcriptional regulator, with amino-acid sequence MTGSVPPLFPPSDAQYGPADLTLTPAGEPPALRADAARNRTRLLEAASDLMGGCGATALTMEAVAAAAGVGKGTVFRRFGDRTGLLIALLDHREQKLQAAFLSGPPPLGPDAPAAERLHAFGPAVIRHERDHHELILASRTDPLRNYAVPAARLRLTHITMLLRQTNTGGDTDLLAHTLLGHLDTALIHHLIVDRGMSLDRIEAGWHDLVTRLTAGPPA; translated from the coding sequence ATGACCGGTTCCGTCCCGCCTCTCTTCCCTCCGTCCGATGCACAGTACGGACCGGCCGACCTGACCCTGACCCCGGCCGGCGAGCCGCCCGCCCTGCGGGCCGACGCGGCACGCAACCGCACGCGCCTGCTGGAAGCGGCATCGGACCTGATGGGCGGCTGCGGAGCCACCGCGCTCACCATGGAGGCGGTGGCCGCGGCCGCCGGAGTGGGCAAGGGGACCGTCTTCCGGCGGTTCGGCGACCGCACCGGACTGCTCATCGCGCTGCTCGACCACCGCGAGCAGAAGCTCCAGGCCGCGTTCCTCTCCGGCCCTCCGCCCCTCGGCCCCGACGCTCCCGCCGCGGAACGGCTGCACGCCTTCGGCCCGGCCGTCATCCGCCACGAACGCGATCACCACGAACTGATCCTGGCCTCGCGCACCGATCCGCTGCGCAACTACGCGGTCCCGGCGGCCCGTCTGCGCCTCACACACATCACGATGCTGCTGCGGCAGACGAACACCGGGGGCGACACCGATCTCCTGGCGCACACACTGCTCGGGCATCTGGACACCGCGCTGATCCACCATCTGATCGTCGACCGGGGCATGTCGCTCGACCGGATCGAGGCCGGGTGGCACGACCTGGTCACGCGACTGACCGCGGGACCGCCGGCCTAG
- a CDS encoding 3-hydroxybutyryl-CoA dehydrogenase: MREFSRVGVVGCGLMGSGIAEVCARAGLDVMVAERGTEALAAGRSRIAASLERGVRSGKVTEAEREQALGRLSFTTELADFADRDLVVEAVAEQPDVKTAVFKELDSVLAGGDAVIASNTSSIPIIDLAAVTSRPQQVVGVHFFNPVPVQRLVEVIPTQLTAPDVTDRVTAFAQGVLGKTVVRARDRAGFVVNALLVPYLVSAVRMLESGVASAEDIDNGMVLGCAHPMGPLRLLDLIGLDTAQSIAESMYEEFKEPLYAPPPLLRRMVAAGALGRKSGQGFYAYER, encoded by the coding sequence ATGCGTGAGTTCAGCAGAGTCGGCGTCGTCGGCTGTGGCCTGATGGGATCCGGCATAGCGGAGGTCTGCGCCCGCGCGGGCCTCGACGTCATGGTCGCCGAGCGCGGCACCGAAGCCCTCGCCGCGGGCAGGTCCCGTATCGCCGCATCGCTCGAACGCGGCGTGCGCAGCGGGAAGGTGACCGAGGCCGAGCGCGAACAGGCCCTCGGCAGGCTGTCGTTCACCACCGAACTCGCGGACTTCGCCGACCGTGACCTCGTCGTCGAGGCGGTCGCGGAACAGCCCGACGTGAAGACGGCCGTCTTCAAGGAGCTCGACAGCGTCCTGGCAGGCGGGGACGCGGTCATCGCGTCGAACACCTCGTCGATCCCCATCATCGACCTCGCTGCCGTCACCTCGCGGCCCCAACAGGTCGTCGGCGTGCACTTCTTCAACCCCGTCCCCGTTCAGCGGCTCGTCGAGGTCATCCCGACCCAGCTCACCGCCCCGGACGTGACCGACAGGGTGACGGCCTTCGCGCAGGGCGTTCTGGGAAAGACCGTCGTACGCGCCAGGGACCGGGCGGGCTTCGTCGTCAACGCCCTGCTCGTCCCGTACCTCGTGTCCGCCGTGAGGATGCTGGAGTCCGGCGTCGCCTCCGCCGAGGACATCGACAACGGAATGGTGCTCGGCTGCGCCCACCCCATGGGGCCGCTGCGTCTCCTCGATCTGATCGGGCTCGACACGGCGCAGTCGATCGCGGAGTCGATGTACGAGGAATTCAAGGAGCCGCTCTACGCGCCGCCGCCGCTCCTGCGCCGCATGGTCGCCGCAGGCGCGCTCGGGCGGAAGTCCGGGCAGGGGTTCTACGCGTACGAGCGCTAG
- a CDS encoding Zn-ribbon domain-containing OB-fold protein, with protein MSSTGIDTAPAVQTETGLVFQRCRWCGTASFRRLLCPVCASSDLESERSDGHGVVVRSNVVHRHTGAARNESLIRFPEGFMFRCRVVGAAPHLVWVGARVRPVNDGASEAGEVVFELCETAGRVDWY; from the coding sequence ATGTCCAGCACAGGAATCGACACGGCACCGGCGGTGCAGACGGAGACCGGTCTGGTCTTTCAGCGCTGCCGATGGTGCGGAACCGCCTCCTTCAGGCGGCTGCTCTGTCCTGTCTGCGCATCGAGCGATCTCGAATCCGAGCGGAGTGACGGCCACGGTGTCGTCGTGCGGTCGAACGTCGTGCACCGGCACACGGGCGCGGCACGCAACGAATCCCTCATCCGCTTCCCCGAGGGCTTCATGTTCCGCTGCCGAGTCGTGGGCGCGGCACCGCACTTGGTGTGGGTCGGCGCCCGCGTCCGCCCCGTGAACGACGGAGCATCCGAGGCCGGCGAAGTGGTGTTCGAGCTCTGCGAGACGGCCGGACGCGTCGACTGGTACTGA
- a CDS encoding TetR family transcriptional regulator codes for MTDARRPAKKAPMRDVLAEAAFELFLERGFERTTVDDIVSRAGVGRRSFFRYFPSKEDAVFPDHERCLADMTAFLESAEVPDPVDAVCDATMIVTRMYAANPEFSVQRYRLTREVPGLRTYELSVVRRYERTLSGYLERRGEGEQGGALRAEVIAASVVAAHNNGLRTWLRSGGEGDAEAAVDHAFGLVRDTWGSGSPAVAAAADEGEVIVMVAKRGAPMWRVVQRIESALGEE; via the coding sequence ATGACTGACGCACGCAGACCGGCCAAGAAGGCACCCATGCGAGACGTGCTTGCCGAGGCGGCGTTCGAACTCTTTCTCGAGCGGGGCTTCGAGCGGACCACCGTGGACGACATCGTCTCCCGGGCCGGGGTCGGGCGCAGGTCGTTCTTCCGTTACTTCCCGTCGAAGGAGGACGCGGTCTTCCCGGACCACGAGCGCTGCCTCGCCGACATGACCGCCTTCCTGGAGTCCGCCGAAGTCCCCGACCCCGTGGACGCCGTGTGCGACGCGACCATGATCGTGACGCGCATGTACGCCGCGAACCCCGAGTTCTCCGTACAGCGCTATCGCCTTACGCGGGAGGTGCCCGGACTCCGTACCTACGAACTCTCCGTGGTCCGCCGCTACGAGCGGACCCTCTCCGGATATCTGGAGAGGCGCGGCGAGGGCGAACAGGGCGGTGCGCTGCGCGCCGAGGTCATCGCCGCATCCGTAGTGGCAGCGCACAACAACGGCCTGCGGACCTGGCTGCGTTCGGGTGGCGAAGGCGACGCCGAGGCGGCCGTGGACCATGCGTTCGGGCTCGTACGGGACACATGGGGGAGCGGGAGTCCGGCAGTCGCCGCAGCGGCCGACGAGGGCGAGGTCATCGTGATGGTCGCGAAGAGGGGCGCCCCGATGTGGCGCGTCGTGCAGCGGATCGAGTCGGCCCTCGGTGAAGAGTAA
- a CDS encoding electron transfer flavoprotein subunit beta/FixA family protein — translation MSLRIVVCVKYVPDATGDRHFADDLTVDRDDVDGLLSELDEYAVEQALQIADEADDAEITVLTVGGEDAKDALRKALSMGADKAVHVEDDDLHGSDVMATSLVLAKAVEKTGYDLVICGMASTDGTMGVLPAILAERLGVPQVTLLSEVKVEDGVVTGRRDGDSASEQLQASLPALVSVTDQSGEARYPSFKGIMAAKKKPVESLDLEDLDIDAELVGLAGSWSAVDSATQRPARTAGTIVKDEGEGGKQLAEFLASQKFI, via the coding sequence GTGAGCTTGAGGATCGTTGTCTGTGTGAAGTATGTGCCCGACGCCACCGGCGACCGGCATTTCGCCGATGACCTGACGGTCGACCGTGACGATGTGGATGGTCTGCTGTCGGAGCTCGACGAGTACGCCGTCGAGCAGGCGCTGCAGATCGCTGATGAGGCGGACGACGCGGAGATCACCGTGCTGACGGTCGGTGGCGAGGACGCGAAGGACGCGCTGCGCAAGGCGCTGTCGATGGGCGCGGACAAGGCCGTTCACGTCGAGGACGACGATCTGCACGGTTCCGATGTGATGGCCACCTCGCTGGTGCTGGCGAAGGCCGTGGAGAAGACCGGCTACGACCTGGTGATCTGCGGGATGGCGTCCACCGACGGGACGATGGGTGTGCTGCCGGCGATCCTCGCCGAGCGCCTGGGTGTTCCGCAGGTCACGCTGCTCTCCGAGGTCAAGGTCGAGGACGGTGTGGTCACCGGCCGCCGCGACGGCGACAGCGCGAGCGAGCAGCTCCAGGCCTCCCTGCCCGCCCTGGTGTCGGTGACGGACCAGTCCGGTGAGGCCAGGTACCCGTCGTTCAAGGGGATCATGGCGGCGAAGAAGAAGCCGGTGGAGTCCCTGGACCTGGAAGACCTCGACATCGACGCCGAACTGGTCGGCCTGGCCGGTTCCTGGAGCGCGGTCGACTCCGCGACCCAGCGTCCAGCGCGCACGGCGGGCACGATCGTCAAGGACGAGGGCGAGGGCGGCAAGCAGCTCGCCGAGTTCCTCGCGAGCCAGAAGTTCATCTAA